A region of Silurus meridionalis isolate SWU-2019-XX chromosome 13, ASM1480568v1, whole genome shotgun sequence DNA encodes the following proteins:
- the si:dkey-246g23.4 gene encoding LOW QUALITY PROTEIN: monocarboxylate transporter 13 (The sequence of the model RefSeq protein was modified relative to this genomic sequence to represent the inferred CDS: inserted 1 base in 1 codon; substituted 1 base at 1 genomic stop codon): MVQEMCFLCFSDSAPVGSAFSACVGHRXLVMLGGLLSSVGIVVGVYSQNLFQLYITVGFLTGFDYALTWTVTMLGCYFKKQRPVAKALTSAGEXIVTFLFTPHIQFLVDNYSWRGAMLVLGAVQLHLCVCSTVLMPHTALYDEFSTDPLGLKLQSIFQIHQEPQEAPDQSTDSQKISSSRPDFLRSKSTQHATQHG; the protein is encoded by the exons ATGGTTCAAGAAATGTGTTTCCTGTGTTTCTCTGATTCAGCTCCAGTTGGCTCTGCGTTCAGTGCATGTGTTGGCCACA gtttggtgatgctgggaGGACTGCTGAGCAGTGTAGGGATAGTCGTTGGAGTATACAGTCAAAATCTGTTCCAGCTTTACATCACTGTGGGATTTCTGAC TGGCTTTGACTATGCTCTGACCTGGACTGTAACCATGCTGGGCTGCTATTTTAAGAAGCAGCGGCCCGTTGCCAAAGCTCTCACCAGTGCAGGTGAATAAATCGTCACTTTCCTTTTCACACCTCACATCCAATTCCTGGTAGACAATTATTCCTGGAGGGGTGCCATGCTAGTGTTGGGAGCTGTGCAgctgcacttgtgtgtgtgtagcacagTGTTGATGCCACACACTGCCCTCTATGATGAGTTTTCAACAGATCCACTAGGACTCAAGCTACAGTCCATCTTTCAAATACACCAGGAACCACAGGAGGCTCCTGATCAGAGCACTGACTCACAAAAAATATCCAGCAGCAGGCCAGATTTCTTAAGGAGCAAGTCTACACAACATGCTACACAACATGGATGA